AGGGGTTccaaaaaacaaagaaagtaAGAATCTTGTTATGAGTAAatgtttttaggtttttttgGGGGCTTTTTTTTAATGAAGATTGAAAATTTGATCGGCACCGAGAAAAGGTTTGctgggtttttatttttatctgtGTTTTCGGGTCACGAGCACCGCCGTTTGTATAAACTCCGGTGGATTACAACTTTGAAAGAAGGGCATAAGATTTCCTTATACTTTGTTGACTTGCGTTACATGAACCCTCCACTTTACTAAAGAATGGATCATCATATCTCTGTGtatatattgtgttttttatGAAGGATGTTTTGaattgtttatcaaatttatagTAGATTTGTGGGTTGAACTATGTTGACATTCATatgatttaatgatgatgatttaatTGGTAAGTTTTAGATTATGGTGTATCATTGatttttaataacatttgtgAAGTTTAAACTGGTTTAATAGCTAGTTAATGATTCTGTTTTGTTGATTATACTCGTAATCGTATCATTATAAAGTTATGTGTGTCGACATACTGTGTCATAattaaaaatgtgtttgttGGGAACGTGTTTTTAAAGCAATCCTATTATGATCGAATCCACTCGATCTATAACACGTGTTGTTAAAGTAATTCTATTACAATCAGATTCACTCGATCTGTTACACGTGTTGTTAAAGTAATTTTATTACAATCGGATCCACTCGATTTGTTACGCGTGTGTTTATAGTAATCTTATTACAATCAGCCCACTCGATATCTTACACGTGTTGTTTAAGTACTTGTAAGCAAACTCACTCGTTCAGTTACACATGCTCTTAAGGTAATACAATCACATTCATTCAACCTCTTAGTTAAAGTAGTTATGAGCAAACTCACTTATACCATTACATGTATTGTTAAAACAATTGTTACTACTACACTCATTCATTCAATTACAcattttattaaaggtaatttattAAAACCAAAAGCTTTTGTGACCATTCATCGTTGCTTGCAACAACCAATAAAACATCATTGGTATCATATCTTTTCTCGTCATGAGACACTACTTACTAATGAACCAACTACCCAACATAATGTgataggggaaaaaaaaaacgttcTTAAAATATACAAACCACACGAACCaaaattacttattttttcCCCCTCTTGTAAGAAAGAAGGGGTGCTAAAGATAAtactttgtatttgttttggaagattgcttggccATCCACTTTTGCTTTACTTACCCATTTCTATACGTATACACGcacactcacacacacacacaccacacAAGCTATACAAAACAATGGCGAAATTGATGCTCGCACGCCCCAATTTCACATCTTTATGTACTACATACGTCCCACATATTCTTAGATGCCAAACCACTCGCCATTTCCAGTCTCAAtccttttttagatttatttcaCCACTTactaaacaacaacaacaacatcaacatgTTATTATCAAACCCTTGATTCATATCGCCGGTCGCCGGAGTATCAGTGCCGGAGTTTCATCTCCGACCAACGGTTCTGGTCCGATTGATTCGCCGTTGATGCAATCTATGCAAAGCaaggtttgatttttatttttttttctttctaaagatTTTGAGCTAGAACCCTAAGTTTGACTTGAAAACCTGGTTTTGAATTCAAAGTTTGGATTTTTTGATGTGGGGTTTTGATTAAGTTAAAAGGGTATTTCAGGAATTATGAGGAGATTATGTGTTTGCAAGGTTTGATTATAtgaatacacacacacacacacgcacacacatATACAGATACAGATTTTGGAGTGAAACTATAATGTTTACTATATATACAGATTATGAGGGTTCATTGTGGTTTTATGCAGATTAAGGAAGAACTGAATGCCGAGTTGGTGACTGTTAATGATGCTTATGGTGACGGAAGGCACGTTAGGTGAgttcgtatctatatatatatatatatatatattgtgaattTATATGGTTGAATGTATGATCATATATGTATCTGCAAGCTGAACCTTAAGTGAAGTAGCTGTTTTTACTGTTGGAAATGTGAGAActattattgattatatatctTTATGAAATTGTTTAACTAAATTCGttgtttaaacaaaaaattatattgaaatGATTGGATATGCCTGTCGGGTGTTTGTCGTAAGCTATCCGTTTAAATGTTTAATACATTATACATGTTACCATTTATTTCAACATCCTATTAACTTTTTGAAATTGCAAAACGTTTACCCAAT
The Erigeron canadensis isolate Cc75 chromosome 2, C_canadensis_v1, whole genome shotgun sequence DNA segment above includes these coding regions:
- the LOC122588629 gene encoding protein BOLA4, chloroplastic/mitochondrial; this translates as MAKLMLARPNFTSLCTTYVPHILRCQTTRHFQSQSFFRFISPLTKQQQQHQHVIIKPLIHIAGRRSISAGVSSPTNGSGPIDSPLMQSMQSKIKEELNAELVTVNDAYGDGRHVSIDVVSSAFEGKSAVNRQRMVYKAIWEELQNVVHAVDQMTTKTPEEAASGK